A segment of the Diachasmimorpha longicaudata isolate KC_UGA_2023 chromosome 5, iyDiaLong2, whole genome shotgun sequence genome:
aaaaaattcgaaataaaaaaatttctcaattgtAATGCGTCATGGTTCTGACTATACAATGGCAAACTTTAAGGTACGTGTAAAATACAGTTTTACTGGGACAATTATCGATAACACTATCCTCGTCCGACTACACTAGTGCATTTCACATTTGCAAGTGATCAGTTATTCATAGCTTGTTTGTAGTTCGGCCAACACGACTTTTTCTTATATGTAACGATCCAAAGTAAGAACAACATCTACAACAATGAACATAGAAAAATTATCCGTCATTGATTTTTACAATGGTAAATCGATACTCATTACCGGTGGCACAGGAGACATGGGTAAGCTTctggtggaaaaattactgagatGTTTTCCAAAACTCGGCTGCATTTATCTACTCATTCGAGATAAAAAGGCCACTATGGCGTCGGAACGACTATCAACGCTGCTCGATTCAccggtaattaataattttgttcacTAAAATCACGAAACAGAAGAAAAAGTTCCGTCGCTGTTCAGGACATTTCTCAAGTactaattttcttcattaaatcGTTGGTGCACATGGACAACTGCGAAACAGGTGTTTGATGAGCTTCGCCATTGTAGTCCCAATATCTTCTCGAAAGTCAGGATCATCGAGGGAGACTTATGTGTGTCTGATTTGGGCCTCTCCAAAGCGAACCAGAAAATTTTGATCGAGAAGGTTTCAATTGTATTTCACTGTGCTGCTAATGTTCGATTTAATGTGCCACTGGAGGAAGCAATAAACATCAATCTTTTTGGCACTCGACGGCTTCTGGAGCTTTGCCACAATATGATACAAATTGAAGTAAATTATGAATGAAAGCAGACTCATTGAAGGATTCGATTGGCGTTACACGATGAATTCAGTGTAGTTTTTTTATCTGACCCACTAGTTTGGTAACTATTacctaattatttatttggagGAACTCATGACACAGGTCAACCCGATTCTTTgctaactattaacgaatattAACAAATATTGTTCTACAGCTACCGGTTAATACCGTCAATCGAATTCTTCTGTCACTGTACAATACCAATGTTGAGTATTCgaatattgttattttttatttttacaggtATTTATACATGTTTCAACGCTATTTTCAACCTGCTACAAGAAGACTATTGAAGAATGCATTCCATTTATTCCCGCTATCAATGGAGTCGTCGATTTCACTCAGAATGAGGATGATGTTATGAAGGCGATACCACCGGAACTGGTAAAGAACTGGCCCAATACGTATACTTTTTCAAAAGCATTGACAGAAATAATGCTGAAAGATCTGCGAGGTAATCTTAGATTATTTTTACACAACCTTTTCATTTCCACACGAAAATTCTTCGATACCGATTAATGACATTCTGGGAGAACTGCTCTGACAAGAGACTAATTTGCAATCTGTGGTACACTCGAGAGCGTGTTTAATCCTAAATatattctgaattttcaataaatgacTATGCCCCTTTTTGGCCATAaaatgagggaaatattcagtacAAATTACTGAACTTAAGTTCATTGACTGATTATAACAGCGACCaagagaatttttcacagaaaatttcgttaaaaacTACGGAACGctccaaaaaaaatccgaaacaAATCCGTACAATTTTCCTCCCCAGATATCGCTCCAGAATTATGGAAAGATAAGTAACATTTAGTTAATATTACTCTCCGTGTATTCCTATTTTTCGTTTCTTGAGAAAGTTTTCCCCTTTGTCATAGTTTTTAGTGAAAACCCGCAGTTCTCCTGCTAATaaagtatattttataaaatattctacTGCCTGTcaggattatttatttattcacttacAATCATATTCCAATAGGTAAAATACCGGTGGGCATAGTTCGGCCTTCAATCATAGTATCGTCATTGAAAGAGCCAATGCCTGGATGGATCAACAGTTTTTACGGCCCAACGTACATGATTACCAACGCAGCATTAGGAATTTTGAGGTACGTATTCTAAAATATGATTGTAACACTGAACTATTCTAAACTAAGAAGAATTTTTCAGAACTTCCATCTGTGAGACGAATAACACAGCCCATGGGATACCTTCAGACATGGTTATCAATCTGCTTCTCTGTGTAGCACCAAAAACTAAATATGAAGGAGTGGAGAAAATCgaagtttataatttttgcacAAGCAGACAAAATCGTCTAACTGTGAAGCTACTCTTtgaagaaacagaaaaaatattcaggatGTATCCACTAATGAGAGCGATTAGATATCCAAATCACACACTCAGAACATCAGAAATCATTCATGCAGTTGTCACTGCTGTGCAACATCGTCTCTTTGGCTATGTGTTCGACCTGATTGCCTTATGTACTTTCAGAAAACCCAGCCTGTCAAGAATTTACAGTAGTTTATCAAAACATGCAACGAATACCAAATTTTTTACCCTCAATGATTTCACGGTATTCGGTCATAATGTGGAGAGACTTAATGCAGACCTCAGCGAAAGGGAACGAGAAATATTCTACTTTGATGTGAAGACACTGAATTGGATGTCATTTCTTCGAGATTATGCACTGGGTATTAGGAAGTATCTGCTAAAAGAAGACCTGATGAATTTGGGAGAAGCGGTGCCAAGGATGAAGAAGTATTTTCTTGGTGATTATGATAATAGATTACTTCCCCCTGGAGGACTGATATTATTCTCTTTCTTACAGAATTTATTGGATCGAGAAATTCCTGCAGTCATTCGTGTCCCTCACATCGCTTTTTCTGATTTACTTTTTCATACGAAACAGATGTAGACGATACAATAGAAGAATTTAGTTATATCCACCTACCGTACTCGATGGAGTGTTTTTTCTGATTGTCCTGGGTGGATTATTCGATGGCTACTCGATGATTAATCGCTTGGACATCGACTTGAGCACTTGATCAATGGCTGGTTGATCGTTAATCGATGACTGAGTtataatcaatcaattgatgGTCGAGTTCTGGTTGATGGGTCAACAGATGTCATTCGATAAGGGTGGTTGAAACAACTGAAACTTTAGTGATAGTTAGTGAGCTCTCAAAATGTTGCTGAATAATACTGTATTAGATTCAAGAATTATAATTCattcagtaaaattaaaatgtGATTTCAAGCAAAGTACAGATCCTGTCATCTTCCATCAACATCCTTGATTTTCTATCCTTGATTACAAGGATTCCATTACTGGCCAACATTTTCGTAACTGATTCTCGCTTTTCATTATATAATTATCAATGACATTGTCGACCCAAATGCACTAAACAGTAACGACAATAGAAAGCAGGTAACGTGTGCAGAGAGGATATGAAGAGCTTCGAAATCTACCAGGAGACAAAGGCATACTTCGGCTCGAATTCACATTCGGAGAATACAGTCAGAGAATTTCAATCATTTGTAGTTACACTATAATCATGGCCACGAtcatattttgaaataaaaatttgttaatgTACCATCTTTGCAACATGTGTGACGCTCCCAGCTCGAATGATATAAATAAGTACTAAAGGAGAACCCGTAGAGTGCAAATGTCATTTAAAATCTTATCAAACCCTAGCAAATGCATTTCCACTGTAATTTCCATACATTCGGCCATAGCCTTGACCGCCAAGAGTGATAATTCAACACAAGTATCTATTAAAATGCTAGAATCAGTGTGGAAACTCGCAGAACTGTCATTGGAGACCATGAAAAACTAATGAAGCCAATTAGTTATTACAAACGATTGGATTTTCGTTGAATCTTAAGGCCCCTTTAGCTTCACCGAACGTTCATTCAACTCTCATTCATATTCACATCTaccattcgttaatagttgacaaatttaaataaatcggAATAAACAAGTTATTTTATCAGTGTTGTCTTGtggattgaattttcaacatattataatttttcccccCAGATACTcctgatgattatttttaaaaaattcccccagaatatttttaatttcccatCCCCGTCAATATTATCATACCAAATCCCCACATTTATCAAATCTTCATATGCGAACACATTCAATGGCATCAGATTATGTATTCATGAATGCTAGACTATATGCATTCATATCTCACTTACGATTCGCATAAACAAGATAAACGAACAATCGCTGATCTGTCAGATGTTGACCCTACATTGGATAACGTGTCAATGTCATCCAAAAAATCTTCTCATCAGGAGCAATCATATGCTGACTACATAGCCGTTGTCTTTCAGTTCTACGTCGCCTGTAGTTGACAACAGACGCAATCGACCAGCAATCAGCGACATGAAGACAATTACTggaataaatttgattttactCGTATCATCGGTACTCGGTGAAGAAGTCTGCCGAGACGTCGACTCAGGATGGAATATATGTGAGACAGATCACACAATCAATCGTATCGAAGACAAAAACGCCATTTTTAAGACTGTCCTCCCTGTAGACTTAACGAGTGATACTACTGTCGGTGAAAATATCTTTAGTACACCAAAACTAGAGCACCTTTACCTCCGTTTTCCCTACATAAGCAAACAGAACAGGTCTTCAGCTCATTCATTGACATTGCTGCCAAATTCATTTGCTGGTTTGCCGAGGCTGGAGAAGCTAAATATCGAAAATACAAATCTCCGTTTTACTAAGGGCAATACATGGGCTTCAGTTGGATCATTAACAAAATTACATTTGAGGAGATGTAATTTATTGGAAGTACCTACAGGAATGCTGGAATCCATGCCTTCAATCGAGGAATTGACGTTGGAAGACAATGAAATAACTGCACTTCATCCACATGATTTTACACCTCTGAAAAAGCTGAAAGAATTGGACGTGAGCTCTAATAAAATTACCACCATTGCACCAGGTACTTTTGATGGGCTCAATAGGTTGAGAGAGTTggatttgtctttcaatgcTTTCCCAGCAACACCAGAACTCCTGAAAGGACTGAGCTTATTGAAGGAACTGCGTCTGTCCAAATGTTTTGATGATAATGGATTTCAACCCCACGTATTTCAGGAAGTTCCGCATCTTGAAAAACTGCAAATTGCGTTTAACAATATAACGAGACTGACTCCAGGAATGTTTGATGGTCTCTTTTCATTGCGTGAGTTATCATTGTACGGTAATAAAATTCGTGAGGTTCCAACTGGTGTGTTCGAACGATTGAGATATGTCAAAGAAATTTCTCTGGCTGATAACGACATCGAGAAGATAGTACCAGGTGCATTCGGCTTTTTGGAGCTCGATAATTTAATTCTTTCTCTCAATCGCCAGTTGAAGACCATTTTGACTGATACGTTCAGAGGTCTGACAGTTCGTCGGTTGTCTCTTGCCAAATGCCATATTACAACGCTTGAACCGAAGGCTTTCAATATTACACGTGTTACACGAATGCTGGATTTAACCGAGAATTTCTTAACCGAAGTTGGAACGAACGATTTCGCTGGACTCAAGACTAAGGACCTGGATTTGAGCCAAAACCCTATCAGGAAGATCGCGCAGGATGCATTCAAGGATACTGACCTGAAGCGACTTGGGCTTTTTGGTACTTATGTTAAGATTACGGACAGGGCTAAATTGGGTCTTGAAGAAACGGTGGAAATTATGAAGTGAGTTAGGATTAGGGACTTGTGAGCATTCGAGAATGTATTCTGCGAATGTAGTTTATATGTACtccgaaaatataaattgtttTATGGGAAATCGACTGGAGGAAATTGTGAGATCTAGACGAAACGTTCAGCACATCCTTTGGGTCTGGATCAGCCTCACAAAAAATTATACCGTCCCTTCTCGTCTTTTGTATTCGAAATCATTTTTGTCGTTACAGCTTTCACTTGCTCCATTGTCTTCAAGATTTGGTTTCAGTCTTCAAATTTCGGTGTTGCAGATGTCAAAGAAGGGAACAAGCCGAAATAAATTAGAAGATACCAGTCCTTTGGTACTGTGATAGTCTCGAATAATTCCATACAGTTCTGCGACACCGATTACCCTCTTCACGTTCTGTTTTCGAATTTTCCTCCTCAAATTCGAACATATATTCGGGTTTTTTGACGATTTATCTTGCGTAAGAAAGAGGAGAGGAAAATGAAAGAAGAGAATCGACAAGTAATTTAAATTGATAACCTGGTGACCTTCAAAGTTTAACATTTGAAAGAATCTTTTGGAGTCATCAGTTGACCCCAAAAGATTCTTTGGAAGATGCAGAACAAATGAAGATTCAGACTTTAGTCAAATGTTGAAATCAGCACatcttcagaaaaaatattcttgtcGAAATCTTTCAAAGGATCTTTCAGGGTCACCAGGGagatctttcgatgattctGCTGAAGAATTCAGGAAGATCTGcgacaaataataatttttctacgctGGATCTTATGAGAAATAACATAAAACAGAGTAGACACCAGATATATGTACAATCTATAAATCAACGATTTCAATCGGGGTCAATATTACATCAAATGTCATTACGATTACATAAATTAGTGTTGATACAGTCATCAACAGaaattgtaaaattgaaatagaatTCTGGTCATGAAAGGTCAATGGCAGTGATTACAGTCTCTATGAAACTCAACGATCCACCGCCACTATTTTCAGTCTTATCAGAAGCCAGTGTTGTGTGGGCTGTATGGTGCAACGAGTCATCCAGCTATGAAGATAATCattgcaattattattattacactTGTCTCCTCAATAACTGGGCAGCATGAAGTGTGTACAAGAGACAAGGGTTTGAAAATTTGTCAGAAATCTGCTACCGTCATTACGCGCGTTA
Coding sequences within it:
- the LOC135162361 gene encoding carboxypeptidase N subunit 2-like; the encoded protein is MKTITGINLILLVSSVLGEEVCRDVDSGWNICETDHTINRIEDKNAIFKTVLPVDLTSDTTVGENIFSTPKLEHLYLRFPYISKQNRSSAHSLTLLPNSFAGLPRLEKLNIENTNLRFTKGNTWASVGSLTKLHLRRCNLLEVPTGMLESMPSIEELTLEDNEITALHPHDFTPLKKLKELDVSSNKITTIAPGTFDGLNRLRELDLSFNAFPATPELLKGLSLLKELRLSKCFDDNGFQPHVFQEVPHLEKLQIAFNNITRLTPGMFDGLFSLRELSLYGNKIREVPTGVFERLRYVKEISLADNDIEKIVPGAFGFLELDNLILSLNRQLKTILTDTFRGLTVRRLSLAKCHITTLEPKAFNITRVTRMLDLTENFLTEVGTNDFAGLKTKDLDLSQNPIRKIAQDAFKDTDLKRLGLFGTYVKITDRAKLGLEETVEIMK
- the LOC135162347 gene encoding putative fatty acyl-CoA reductase CG5065 isoform X2, with amino-acid sequence MNIEKLSVIDFYNGKSILITGGTGDMGKLLVEKLLRCFPKLGCIYLLIRDKKATMASERLSTLLDSPVFDELRHCSPNIFSKVRIIEGDLCVSDLGLSKANQKILIEKVSIVFHCAANVRFNVPLEEAININLFGTRRLLELCHNMIQIEVFIHVSTLFSTCYKKTIEECIPFIPAINGVVDFTQNEDDVMKAIPPELVKNWPNTYTFSKALTEIMLKDLRGKIPVGIVRPSIIVSSLKEPMPGWINSFYGPTYMITNAALGILRTSICETNNTAHGIPSDMVINLLLCVAPKTKYEGVEKIEVYNFCTSRQNRLTVKLLFEETEKIFRMYPLMRAIRYPNHTLRTSEIIHAVVTAVQHRLFGYVFDLIALCTFRKPSLSRIYSSLSKHATNTKFFTLNDFTVFGHNVERLNADLSEREREIFYFDVKTLNWMSFLRDYALGIRKYLLKEDLMNLGEAVPRMKKYFLEFIGSRNSCSHSCPSHRFF
- the LOC135162347 gene encoding putative fatty acyl-CoA reductase CG5065 isoform X1: MNIEKLSVIDFYNGKSILITGGTGDMGKLLVEKLLRCFPKLGCIYLLIRDKKATMASERLSTLLDSPVFDELRHCSPNIFSKVRIIEGDLCVSDLGLSKANQKILIEKVSIVFHCAANVRFNVPLEEAININLFGTRRLLELCHNMIQIEVFIHVSTLFSTCYKKTIEECIPFIPAINGVVDFTQNEDDVMKAIPPELVKNWPNTYTFSKALTEIMLKDLRGKIPVGIVRPSIIVSSLKEPMPGWINSFYGPTYMITNAALGILRTSICETNNTAHGIPSDMVINLLLCVAPKTKYEGVEKIEVYNFCTSRQNRLTVKLLFEETEKIFRMYPLMRAIRYPNHTLRTSEIIHAVVTAVQHRLFGYVFDLIALCTFRKPSLSRIYSSLSKHATNTKFFTLNDFTVFGHNVERLNADLSEREREIFYFDVKTLNWMSFLRDYALGIRKYLLKEDLMNLGEAVPRMKKIYWIEKFLQSFVSLTSLFLIYFFIRNRCRRYNRRI